The following proteins come from a genomic window of Methanocella conradii HZ254:
- a CDS encoding AMP-binding protein → MSLLDRFLEKTEFESYEDFWKNYKVKVPENFNFAYDVVDVIAKETPDKVALVWCDDNGGEKIMTFADMKLMSERAANFFKSLGIRKGDPVMLALKGRYEWWYCMLGLHRIGAIAIPATHMLTAKDIVYRVRLADIKMMVAADERPLINYVNEAQRECPDTLKLKAVVNGSYEGWIDFNAEVNKAGDRFERPTGEEATKNEDISIVYFTSGTTSLPKMTRINFTYPLGHILTAKYWQNVIDGGLHYTVADTGWAKAVWGKIYGQWIAGSAVFAYDYDEFNPVNLLEKTTKYKVTTFCAPPTIYRFLINEDLSKFDFSHLKYCVVAGEPLNPEVYYKWLKMTGLRLMEGYGQTEMTVAIGTYPWMEPKPGSMGKPSPGYHIELLNADGKPCEVGEEGEIVVNTLKGVPVGLFDGYYRDEMKTKSVWHDGYYYTGDMAWKDEDGYFWFVGRSDDVIKSSGYRIGPFEVESALITHPAVVECAITAVPDEIRGQVVKATVVLKKGYTPSEALKKELQDHVKKVTAPYKYPRIVEFVPALPKTISGKIRRVEIRERDKK, encoded by the coding sequence ATGTCGCTTTTAGATAGATTTCTGGAAAAAACAGAGTTTGAGTCCTATGAGGATTTCTGGAAGAACTATAAGGTTAAGGTCCCTGAGAATTTTAACTTTGCATATGATGTCGTGGATGTGATAGCGAAAGAGACCCCGGATAAGGTTGCCCTGGTGTGGTGCGACGATAATGGCGGCGAGAAGATAATGACCTTCGCCGACATGAAGCTCATGAGCGAGAGAGCGGCCAACTTTTTCAAGAGTCTAGGTATCAGGAAGGGCGACCCCGTCATGCTCGCCCTCAAGGGGAGGTACGAGTGGTGGTATTGCATGCTCGGCCTTCACAGGATTGGCGCCATCGCCATCCCGGCGACCCACATGCTCACCGCCAAGGATATCGTGTACCGGGTTAGGCTGGCCGACATAAAGATGATGGTGGCTGCCGACGAGAGGCCGCTCATAAATTATGTTAACGAGGCCCAGAGGGAGTGCCCCGATACGCTCAAGCTCAAGGCCGTGGTGAATGGAAGCTATGAGGGCTGGATTGACTTCAACGCGGAGGTCAATAAGGCGGGGGACCGCTTTGAGCGGCCGACCGGCGAGGAGGCGACCAAAAACGAGGATATTTCTATCGTATACTTCACCTCGGGGACGACGAGCCTGCCCAAGATGACCAGGATTAACTTTACATATCCGCTGGGCCATATCCTGACGGCGAAGTACTGGCAGAACGTCATCGACGGGGGCCTCCACTATACCGTGGCGGATACTGGATGGGCAAAGGCCGTGTGGGGCAAGATCTATGGCCAGTGGATAGCTGGCAGCGCCGTCTTCGCCTACGACTACGACGAGTTTAACCCGGTAAACCTGCTCGAGAAGACGACGAAGTATAAGGTTACCACTTTCTGCGCCCCGCCCACGATTTACCGTTTCCTCATAAATGAGGACTTGAGCAAGTTTGATTTCTCCCATTTGAAGTATTGCGTGGTGGCGGGTGAGCCTCTTAACCCTGAGGTCTATTATAAGTGGCTGAAGATGACCGGGCTCAGGCTCATGGAGGGATATGGCCAGACCGAGATGACGGTGGCGATAGGCACCTATCCCTGGATGGAGCCGAAGCCGGGCTCCATGGGTAAGCCTTCCCCTGGCTACCACATAGAGCTGTTAAATGCCGATGGTAAGCCCTGTGAAGTGGGCGAGGAGGGGGAGATAGTCGTCAATACCCTTAAAGGCGTGCCCGTGGGGCTTTTCGACGGATATTACCGGGATGAGATGAAGACGAAATCGGTGTGGCACGATGGCTACTACTATACGGGTGACATGGCCTGGAAGGACGAGGACGGATACTTCTGGTTCGTGGGCAGGTCGGATGACGTCATAAAGAGCTCTGGCTACAGGATTGGCCCCTTCGAGGTCGAGAGCGCCCTGATAACGCACCCGGCAGTGGTCGAGTGCGCCATAACGGCCGTGCCCGACGAAATCAGGGGCCAGGTTGTCAAGGCCACAGTGGTGCTCAAGAAGGGATACACGCCAAGCGAGGCCCTCAAGAAGGAGCTTCAGGACCACGTTAAGAAGGTCACAGCACCCTATAAGTACCCCCGCATTGTCGAGTTTGTGCCGGCCCTTCCCAAGACCATTAGCGGTAAGATTCGGCGGGTTGAGATAAGGGAGCGGGATAAAAAGTAG
- a CDS encoding glutaredoxin family protein, which translates to MTDIHIYSQPTCSACNEAKEYLKSKGIPYIDHDILKDEKALEEMIHVYKVRVTPLIIIGDKKLVGFDVEELEKALAQLK; encoded by the coding sequence ATGACCGACATACACATATACTCACAGCCGACCTGTTCGGCATGCAATGAAGCCAAAGAGTACCTCAAGAGCAAAGGCATACCATACATAGACCATGACATACTTAAAGATGAGAAGGCTCTCGAAGAGATGATACACGTTTACAAGGTACGCGTCACACCTCTCATAATCATAGGGGATAAAAAGCTCGTCGGCTTCGACGTAGAGGAGCTGGAAAAGGCCCTCGCCCAGCTCAAATAA
- the rpl7ae gene encoding 50S ribosomal protein L7Ae, with the protein MAKPTYIKFEVPQELQDKALEAVELARDTGKIRKGTNEVTKAIERGIAQLVLIGEDVQPEEIVAHLPALSDEKKIPYIFIKKQEDIGAASGLEVGCAASAIVDAGKAKALVEEIAQKFAALKK; encoded by the coding sequence ATGGCAAAGCCGACATACATAAAATTTGAAGTACCGCAGGAATTACAGGACAAGGCCCTCGAGGCTGTAGAGCTAGCAAGAGACACCGGAAAGATAAGAAAAGGCACTAACGAGGTCACCAAGGCCATTGAGAGGGGCATCGCCCAGCTAGTGCTAATAGGGGAAGACGTACAGCCCGAGGAGATCGTCGCACACCTGCCTGCGCTTTCAGACGAAAAGAAAATACCGTACATATTCATAAAGAAGCAGGAAGACATCGGGGCGGCATCAGGGCTAGAGGTGGGGTGCGCGGCCTCCGCAATAGTAGACGCGGGCAAGGCCAAGGCCCTGGTCGAGGAAATTGCGCAAAAGTTTGCAGCCCTGAAGAAGTAA
- a CDS encoding 30S ribosomal protein S28e — protein MVEETGVPAEVIEIIGVTGMHGEAVQIKCKILEGTNKGRIITRNTIGPVRLGDVLILMETAREAKKLSGR, from the coding sequence TTGGTAGAAGAGACAGGCGTTCCGGCCGAGGTCATTGAAATCATAGGCGTCACCGGGATGCATGGAGAGGCCGTGCAGATAAAGTGCAAGATCCTGGAAGGGACAAACAAGGGCAGGATCATTACCAGGAACACCATCGGGCCGGTCAGGCTGGGCGACGTCTTGATATTGATGGAGACGGCGAGAGAGGCCAAGAAGCTTTCAGGCAGGTGA
- a CDS encoding 50S ribosomal protein L24e — MADVKKCTFCGGDIEPGTGKMLVKKDGTIQYFCSTKCENNNKLGRIPRLTRWTVTGIAQKAKEKEQKK; from the coding sequence ATGGCTGACGTTAAGAAGTGCACGTTCTGCGGCGGCGACATAGAGCCGGGTACGGGCAAGATGCTCGTCAAGAAAGACGGGACTATCCAGTATTTCTGCTCCACCAAGTGCGAGAATAATAATAAGCTAGGGCGCATCCCGCGCTTGACCAGGTGGACGGTGACTGGCATAGCGCAAAAGGCAAAAGAGAAAGAGCAAAAGAAGTAA
- the ndk gene encoding nucleoside-diphosphate kinase, giving the protein MVCTDRTFVMIKPDGVQRGLIGDIVSRFERRGLKIVAMKMLVVSDSLAKKHYEEHAAKPFFPSLVSFIKSGPVVAMVVEGRNAVPIVRSMVGATSPSNSSPGTIRGDLALETGRNVIHASDSPESAKREISLYFDNSEIATYKRIDEQWLYE; this is encoded by the coding sequence GTGGTCTGTACGGACAGGACTTTCGTGATGATCAAGCCTGACGGCGTGCAGCGTGGCCTGATAGGCGACATCGTCTCGCGATTCGAGCGCCGCGGCCTCAAGATAGTGGCGATGAAGATGCTCGTCGTGAGCGACAGCCTGGCTAAAAAGCATTACGAGGAGCACGCCGCAAAGCCGTTCTTCCCGAGCCTGGTGAGCTTCATCAAGTCAGGCCCCGTCGTGGCAATGGTGGTCGAGGGCAGGAATGCGGTGCCCATCGTGCGCAGCATGGTTGGCGCCACCAGTCCATCGAACTCGAGCCCTGGCACTATCAGGGGAGACCTAGCCCTTGAGACGGGCAGGAACGTTATACATGCCTCAGATTCGCCGGAATCGGCGAAAAGGGAAATATCCTTGTACTTCGATAACTCTGAGATAGCTACGTATAAAAGAATAGATGAGCAGTGGCTGTACGAGTAA
- the infB gene encoding translation initiation factor IF-2, with amino-acid sequence MATATETKNLRTPIVCVMGHVDHGKTSLLDKIRGTTVVDKEAGAITQHIGATEVPLGTIKAMCGNMMAASVVIPGLLFIDTPGHHAFTTLRSRGGALADLAVLVVDITEGFQPQTIEAIKILRQFKTPFVVAANKIDKIQGWAPSPNSPFIKSFTGQPDYVKAAIETKTYELVGKLSDLGFSSDRYDRIRDFTRNVGIVPISAKTGEGIPDLLMVLIGLAQKFLEDSLRMTVTGPGVGTVLEVKEERGLGFTIDAIIYDGVIKVGDTIVIGGKEKPFTTKVRALLKPKPNREIRVEERFDRVSRLTAAAGVKILAPGLENAMAGSPLRVATEENKETVLKEIEGEMEKARIVTDETGIMIKADTLGSLEAIVNELRGAGIKVAMAEVGDISKKDIINAETLPEAMDRVILGFNVQILAETKEYLQASDIKVFTNDVIYRLIEDYEKWQKAQKDMADKKRFEEIVRPGKIRYLPNCTFRQSKPAVIGVHVMGGCIKPGITLIKPDGSKVGVIKQIQERNESLSIATQGKEVAISIEGPTAGRQINEGDIYYVDVPEPHSKVLEFELKDTIRQDELEVLMEFVAIKRKNNPFWGR; translated from the coding sequence ATGGCAACGGCCACCGAAACGAAGAACCTCCGGACGCCTATCGTATGCGTCATGGGCCACGTCGACCACGGCAAGACCTCGCTTCTGGATAAGATAAGGGGCACGACGGTGGTCGATAAGGAGGCCGGAGCCATAACGCAGCACATAGGGGCTACCGAGGTTCCCCTGGGCACTATTAAGGCCATGTGCGGCAACATGATGGCCGCTAGCGTGGTAATACCAGGGCTTCTTTTTATCGATACGCCCGGCCATCATGCTTTCACCACCTTGAGGAGCCGGGGCGGAGCCCTGGCAGACCTGGCCGTCCTCGTGGTAGACATCACAGAGGGGTTCCAGCCCCAGACCATTGAGGCCATAAAGATTTTGAGGCAGTTTAAGACTCCTTTCGTCGTCGCTGCCAACAAGATTGATAAGATTCAGGGCTGGGCTCCTTCGCCAAACTCGCCTTTTATTAAGAGCTTTACCGGCCAGCCTGACTACGTTAAGGCAGCTATCGAGACCAAGACGTATGAGCTGGTCGGCAAGCTGTCCGACCTGGGCTTCAGCTCGGATAGGTATGATCGTATAAGGGATTTCACGAGAAATGTGGGCATCGTGCCGATTAGCGCTAAGACCGGTGAGGGCATACCCGACCTGCTAATGGTGCTTATCGGGCTGGCACAGAAGTTCCTGGAGGATAGCCTGCGCATGACGGTCACGGGGCCTGGCGTGGGCACCGTGCTCGAGGTCAAGGAGGAGCGGGGGCTGGGTTTCACCATCGATGCCATCATCTATGATGGGGTTATCAAGGTGGGCGATACGATAGTCATTGGAGGCAAGGAAAAGCCGTTCACGACGAAGGTGAGGGCGCTTTTAAAGCCCAAGCCCAATAGGGAAATAAGAGTAGAGGAGCGCTTCGATAGGGTTAGCAGGCTGACCGCCGCGGCCGGCGTGAAGATACTCGCCCCCGGCCTGGAGAACGCGATGGCAGGCTCGCCGCTGCGAGTCGCCACCGAAGAGAACAAAGAGACGGTTCTCAAGGAAATAGAGGGAGAGATGGAGAAGGCCAGGATAGTGACGGACGAGACTGGCATAATGATCAAGGCGGACACGCTTGGCAGCCTGGAGGCCATAGTAAACGAGCTTAGAGGGGCGGGAATAAAGGTGGCCATGGCCGAAGTGGGCGACATATCCAAAAAGGATATCATAAACGCTGAGACGCTGCCCGAAGCAATGGACCGGGTCATACTTGGCTTTAACGTGCAAATCCTCGCAGAGACAAAAGAATACCTGCAAGCTTCTGACATCAAGGTCTTCACAAACGATGTCATCTACAGGCTCATCGAGGATTACGAGAAGTGGCAAAAAGCGCAAAAGGATATGGCCGATAAGAAGCGGTTCGAGGAGATAGTGAGGCCAGGGAAGATCAGGTATTTGCCGAACTGTACCTTCAGGCAGAGCAAGCCTGCAGTCATCGGCGTCCATGTCATGGGCGGGTGCATTAAGCCCGGCATCACGCTCATCAAGCCCGATGGCTCGAAGGTCGGCGTGATAAAGCAGATTCAGGAGCGGAACGAGAGCCTGAGTATAGCCACGCAGGGCAAGGAGGTGGCCATCTCGATAGAGGGGCCTACCGCCGGCAGGCAGATTAATGAAGGTGATATTTATTACGTGGACGTTCCTGAGCCCCACAGTAAAGTCCTCGAGTTTGAGCTTAAGGATACGATCCGGCAGGACGAGCTTGAGGTGCTCATGGAGTTCGTGGCCATTAAGAGGAAAAATAACCCGTTTTGGGGACGTTAA
- a CDS encoding ferredoxin, with translation MVPIVDKELCISCGNCVDLCPDVFGWGEDGKAEVIDPGGCGTKCDCQEAAESCPVDAISLEE, from the coding sequence GTGGTTCCGATAGTCGATAAAGAGCTTTGCATTTCATGCGGCAACTGTGTTGACCTGTGCCCGGACGTCTTTGGCTGGGGCGAGGACGGAAAGGCGGAGGTGATCGACCCTGGCGGCTGCGGCACTAAGTGTGACTGCCAGGAGGCGGCCGAGTCGTGCCCGGTTGATGCAATATCCCTGGAAGAATGA
- the fhcD gene encoding formylmethanofuran--tetrahydromethanopterin N-formyltransferase, translated as MKYNNVEIDDTYAEAFPAQVSRVLITAVTEYYAKVAAIEATGFGTSVIGCPAEAGIDCFVPADKTPDGRPGYVIMICHPNKDKLKEQLIERIGECVLTAPTTAVFNWLPFERLPDKTQEKRIDVKLHFFGDKFEYQTKVGDRNVWAIPIMGGEFICEEEYGYKKGVAGGNFFVMGETQGSALMGAQAAVDAIAQIEGCITPFPGGIVSSGSKVGSKYKFMKASTNEKMAPTLKSKVPDTQLPPNVNAAYEIVIDGLDEATVGKAMAAGIKAACHVPGVVKISAGNYGGKLGPYKFELAKLLQ; from the coding sequence ATGAAGTACAACAACGTGGAGATCGATGATACTTATGCCGAGGCGTTCCCCGCCCAGGTTTCCCGCGTGCTCATCACCGCGGTAACGGAGTATTATGCGAAGGTAGCTGCAATAGAGGCCACGGGCTTCGGCACGTCGGTCATCGGGTGCCCTGCAGAGGCGGGGATCGATTGCTTTGTTCCTGCGGACAAGACGCCTGATGGAAGGCCGGGCTATGTTATCATGATTTGCCACCCCAACAAGGATAAGCTTAAGGAGCAGCTCATCGAGAGGATAGGCGAATGCGTCCTGACCGCCCCGACGACGGCCGTCTTTAACTGGCTGCCCTTCGAGAGGCTGCCCGACAAGACACAGGAGAAGCGCATCGACGTCAAGCTGCACTTCTTTGGAGATAAGTTCGAGTACCAGACCAAGGTTGGCGACAGGAACGTGTGGGCCATCCCGATCATGGGCGGCGAGTTCATCTGCGAGGAGGAATACGGCTATAAGAAGGGCGTTGCTGGCGGCAACTTCTTCGTCATGGGCGAGACCCAGGGCTCGGCCTTGATGGGCGCACAGGCAGCGGTGGACGCAATAGCGCAAATCGAAGGCTGCATCACCCCGTTCCCGGGCGGCATCGTCTCGTCAGGCTCTAAGGTCGGCTCTAAGTATAAGTTTATGAAGGCCTCGACCAACGAGAAGATGGCCCCGACGCTTAAGTCTAAGGTGCCTGACACCCAGCTTCCGCCGAACGTGAACGCCGCTTACGAGATCGTCATCGATGGCCTTGACGAGGCAACGGTGGGCAAGGCGATGGCCGCGGGCATCAAGGCAGCCTGCCACGTACCCGGCGTCGTCAAGATTTCTGCGGGTAACTATGGCGGCAAGCTCGGCCCCTACAAGTTCGAGCTGGCAAAGTTATTACAATAA
- a CDS encoding ATP-binding protein: MELMPADGNCIVAQDDTIVWCDKTFSEWFSHRGIGPGAKLSQLFPGARDLFRPGAIFEDADRLGKKRYFSLECKPITGLNGEKVSRNVRIRMVTLQRVLIEISRLSTQAKSPKELFEKVLWLMRETTHYLAFAGYVARDGRVELVSSKGWTEKLKSYVSLQDIAPDSMSLAGRTAYHRQQIVMAMKDYALSPAVKSAINKLGGEYIVVTPLVDQDRLVGVLTVINDKALTPLDSEALQSICGQVAVSLSVKLQEEAAAARADDAVLYANLIERAMKDKALSKEWEEAASGLVRSLNDNAALRSVALKEAFSSAASAAAQIASASGKKLNVKATGLDLLEVSPLFMFAAYEVLKNSVQHSTSSLVEADVRVSRDRSGTCRIEISDNGPGIPDEFKGEVFRQYKEIMKECKGIGLYLVKKIVNKYGGRVWIEDRVHGDHRKGAKVVIMIPPKA, from the coding sequence ATGGAGCTAATGCCCGCCGATGGTAATTGCATCGTAGCACAGGACGATACCATTGTATGGTGCGACAAAACATTTAGCGAATGGTTCTCACACAGGGGGATAGGGCCTGGCGCTAAGCTCAGCCAGCTATTCCCCGGGGCTAGAGACCTCTTCAGGCCAGGGGCCATTTTCGAGGACGCTGACAGGCTTGGGAAAAAGCGGTACTTCTCCCTGGAGTGTAAGCCCATCACCGGGCTAAATGGCGAAAAGGTCAGCCGTAACGTCAGGATACGGATGGTCACGCTACAGCGAGTGCTGATAGAGATATCAAGGCTTTCTACGCAGGCGAAAAGCCCGAAGGAGCTTTTCGAAAAAGTGCTGTGGCTGATGAGGGAGACCACGCATTACCTGGCATTCGCCGGATACGTGGCTCGCGATGGCCGGGTGGAACTAGTATCGAGTAAGGGATGGACGGAGAAGCTTAAGTCTTATGTATCGCTACAGGATATTGCGCCGGACTCGATGAGCCTCGCGGGCAGGACGGCGTACCACCGCCAGCAGATAGTCATGGCCATGAAAGATTACGCTCTTTCGCCCGCAGTAAAATCGGCCATAAATAAATTGGGCGGGGAATATATAGTGGTCACTCCGCTGGTCGACCAGGATAGGCTTGTGGGCGTGCTCACCGTCATAAATGATAAGGCGCTGACGCCGCTGGACTCGGAGGCATTGCAGTCCATTTGCGGCCAGGTAGCGGTCTCCTTAAGCGTTAAGCTGCAGGAGGAGGCGGCAGCGGCCAGGGCCGATGATGCCGTGCTGTACGCGAACCTCATCGAGCGGGCGATGAAGGATAAGGCGTTAAGCAAGGAATGGGAGGAGGCCGCCTCAGGGCTTGTCCGCTCGCTGAACGATAATGCTGCACTAAGGAGCGTGGCGCTCAAGGAGGCGTTTTCCAGCGCTGCCTCCGCCGCCGCCCAAATTGCGTCGGCTTCAGGCAAGAAGCTGAACGTAAAGGCCACGGGCTTAGACCTTCTGGAGGTAAGCCCCCTCTTCATGTTTGCGGCCTATGAGGTGCTGAAGAATAGCGTTCAGCACTCCACGTCTTCTTTGGTAGAAGCAGACGTCCGCGTATCCAGAGACCGCTCAGGCACCTGCAGAATCGAGATTTCTGATAACGGGCCTGGCATACCGGACGAGTTTAAGGGCGAGGTATTCAGGCAATATAAAGAGATCATGAAGGAGTGTAAGGGTATCGGGCTTTACCTGGTCAAGAAGATTGTAAACAAGTATGGCGGCCGTGTATGGATTGAAGACCGGGTACATGGAGACCACAGGAAGGGCGCCAAAGTCGTCATCATGATTCCTCCGAAGGCTTAG
- a CDS encoding tRNA (guanine(10)-N(2))-dimethyltransferase — translation MIEEGCVSIDVGKGVFYNPRMEMNRDITVACLEALPEVSTYVDAMGASGIRGIRVKKEVSRDVEVTINDWDATACELIKRNALSNGVKVSVSNCGANTLLSSTQFDFVDIDPFGTPAPYINSTCWASKRAMGITATDTAPLCGAHLKSGIRTYAAYPLKTEYYAEMGLRVLLGKVAREEAKYDRALKPLLCHATEHYIRLYLGVEHGRAAADRMMKEMGFIVHCFKCKNRFEAKGLAPLALDTCPVCGAKVGIGGPVWLGATKDKAFVEKVIGVLEKGRFNKKGPAIKMLSIIKDELDMPTFYDQHAICRDLKATPSDISTLIRALNDLGYSASRTHYLGVGFKTDAPINIIKGTVLRLSKNA, via the coding sequence ATGATAGAAGAAGGGTGTGTCTCCATTGATGTGGGGAAAGGGGTCTTTTACAATCCCCGCATGGAGATGAACAGGGATATAACCGTGGCGTGCCTGGAGGCCTTGCCAGAAGTATCGACATACGTGGATGCCATGGGGGCATCGGGGATAAGGGGGATACGTGTAAAGAAAGAAGTATCTAGAGATGTAGAGGTCACCATAAATGACTGGGATGCCACGGCTTGCGAGCTAATAAAAAGGAATGCTTTAAGCAATGGCGTAAAGGTGAGCGTCTCAAACTGTGGCGCGAACACGCTGCTATCCTCAACGCAGTTCGACTTCGTGGATATAGACCCGTTTGGAACGCCGGCGCCATACATAAACTCGACTTGCTGGGCGTCGAAGCGGGCGATGGGCATCACGGCCACGGACACCGCCCCACTGTGTGGCGCACACCTCAAGTCGGGCATAAGGACATATGCGGCTTATCCCCTTAAGACCGAGTATTATGCGGAAATGGGGCTTCGAGTGCTGCTAGGCAAGGTCGCGCGGGAAGAGGCTAAATACGATAGGGCTCTCAAGCCGCTTCTATGCCACGCCACCGAGCATTATATAAGGCTATACCTTGGCGTGGAGCATGGGCGGGCGGCTGCGGACAGGATGATGAAGGAAATGGGCTTTATCGTGCATTGCTTCAAGTGCAAGAACCGTTTTGAGGCTAAAGGGCTTGCGCCGCTGGCCCTGGATACCTGCCCCGTGTGCGGCGCAAAGGTCGGCATTGGCGGCCCGGTCTGGCTGGGGGCCACTAAGGATAAGGCATTCGTGGAAAAGGTCATCGGCGTGCTTGAAAAGGGCAGGTTCAACAAAAAGGGGCCTGCGATAAAAATGCTAAGCATTATAAAGGATGAGCTTGATATGCCCACTTTCTATGACCAGCACGCCATTTGCAGGGACCTGAAGGCGACGCCCTCGGATATCTCGACGCTCATAAGGGCGTTAAATGACCTGGGATACTCCGCCTCGCGCACGCATTACCTTGGAGTGGGGTTCAAGACCGACGCGCCCATTAACATCATAAAGGGCACGGTCTTGAGGCTTTCTAAGAATGCTTGA